The following DNA comes from Streptomyces sp. Ag109_O5-10.
GGCCGCCAGTGGTGCTTGTACGGCTCGTCGCCGCGCAGCAGGCTCAGCGTGCCGCGCTCACCGGTGCCGGTGTGCTGGGTGCAGGCGTCCAGCAGCATCACCGCCACGTCCGCCTTGCGCTCCCGCAGCCGGGGATGCGCGCCGTACAGGTAGCCGCCGGCGAGACTCGGCGCCAGCAGGGTCAGGTCGACGGCGACCACCTCGTCGTCGAGCCGGAACTCGGTGACCACCGCGTCCCCGGACCGCACCATCGGCCCCACCGAGCGCACCAGATGCTCCTGGAACCGGGACTGGAGGTGCTCGGTGGTCACCTTCCGCCCCTGCCACTGGAGCCGGTGCAGGTCGAGCAGGCGGCGCAGTGCCGCGTCCACCCCGTCGGGCGGCACGACGTCCCGGCGCACCCCCAGCGAGCCCAGCTTGCGCAGCTTGGCGCGGACCCGCTGGGCCTTGCTCGACGGCAGCCTGCCGACCAGCTCGTCCATCGACACGGCCGGCAGCTCCAGGCAGACCGAGTCCGGCAGCTTCCGGCACGGGCCGCGCCAGCGGTCGTAGACCCGCTCCGCCGCACCGCCCGGCCGCACCTCGCGGAAGTCGATCAGCGCCGTCCGCGCCGCCTCCGCCAGCTCCCGGGTGAGGGCGTCCGTCACCCGGCCGTCGTCGGCGTCGGCGAGCAGCACGTCCGCGTAGTCCGAGATCGCCCCGCCCAGCGGCACCAGCGCGGGCAGCGGCCGGTGCACCAGCGTCAGCGGGGCCGCGCCGACCAGCTCACCGCCGTAACGGACCAGGACGAGGCGGAGCCGGCCGGGGGTTCCGTAGGAGCGCCACCAGGAGTGCAGCCAGGCGTGGCTCTGGAACGGGGTGGCCGTGCCACACCGCCGGTAGAGGCGGCCCCAGGCCGGGGCCAGCTCGGCGAAGGCGCCCTCGTCGGTGACGAGTTCGGTGGTGTACGCGGCGAGCGTCGGGGGGGCCGTCGTGGTCACAGCTGCCCGTGCACGTCGGCGGCGACGGCCGGACCGGGCACCGAGGCCTGCAGCGCGGACTCCGCGGGCCGGCGCCGGGGCCGCACCAGGAGCGCGAGACCGCCCAGCAGCCCGCCCGCGCTCGCGCCCACCAGAGCGGTCACCTTCGAGGACGCGGAGGTCGGCGTGGTCGGCTTCGGCGCACGGGAGAACTGCAGGAGTTCGACGTTCGTGTCGCTCTTGGTGTCGTTGGCGTGCTGGATGAGCGAGCGGGCCACCGCGTTGGCCATGTCGGTGGCCTGCAGGGCGTGCGGTGAGCTGGCCGAGACGGCGACCATCGGCGCGTCCGGCGAGGTCTCCGTCTGGACACTGTTCTGCAGCGTCTTCAGCGGCACGCCGGCCCACATCTGTGCGTCCCCGAGCACCGCGAGCTGGGTGGCGACCCGGCCGTAGGCCTGCGCGAACCCCTGCGCGGACGCGGTGTCGGACTTGTCAGCGGTGACGGCGATGACGTAGGCGGTCGCCGTGTAGCTGGGCGGCGTCAGCACGCCGTAGGCGCCGCCCAGCAGCCCGCCGGCCAGGACCCCGGCCGCCAGCAGTGACCAGGGCGGGATGGCGCGCGGGAACGGGCGGGGTGCTCGGACGGTGTTCTCGGTCATGGCGTGCTGGCTCCCTGAGGTGTGGTGGCGAGTGCGGCCGCGTAGACGTCCATGAGCTGGGCGGCGCTGCGGGTGATGCTGTAGTGACGGGCGGCGTCCGGCGCGCCGCGCGGGCCGGGTCCGGCGGCGCGGGCTGCGGCCAGCGCCCCGGCGTAGGCGGCGGCGCCGCCCGTGACGCGGCGGGCGCCCGGCGCGGCGGCGGGCGGCAGGTCCTCGACGGCCGGGCAGGCGCTGTAGAGCACGGGCAGCCCCGCGGCCAGCGCCTCGACGACCGCCAGCCCGAAGGCCTCCTCGGCGGAGGGCGAGGCGAACACGTCCATGGCGGAGGTGAGGGCGGGCAGGTCGGGGTCCTGGTCGTCGTCGGAGGCGTAGGGCCGCTCGCCGGCGAACAGCACCCGGCCGGCGACCCCGGCCGCCCGTGCGGTGCGGCGCAGGGCGGCCTCCTCAGGACCGCCGCCCACCAGCAGCAGCCTGCAGTCGGCGGGGAGAGCGGCGAGGGCCTCGACCAGGACGGCGAACCGCTTGCCGGGCGCGAGCCGCCCGACGGCGCCGACGACCCAGGCGTCCTGCGGGATGCCCAGGCGGTCGCGGACGCGCCGGCGCCGGGCCGCGTCGAAGCGGAACCGGTCCAGGTCGATGCCGTTCGGCACGACCTCGATCCGCGGTCCCGGCACCCCCCACCGGCGCAGCCGCTCGGCGACGGTCGGCGAGACGGCCACCGTGGACCGCCCGAGCCGCTCACCCGCCAGGTACAACGCTCTTACGCCCGCGGTCAGGTCGCGCCCCTCCAGCTGAGAGTCGCCGAGTGAGTGCTCGGTGGCGACCACGGCCCGCACCCCCGCGAGCCGCGCGGCGATCCGGCCGTACAGGCAGGCCCGGTAGAGGTGGGTGTGGACGAGGTCGTAGCGGCCCCGGCGGATCAGCCGCACCAGGCGGGGCAGCGCGGCCAGGTCCCGGTTCCCGGCCATCCCCAGGTGGACCACCCGCACCCCGTCCGCGGCCAGCCCGGCCGCGACCGGCCCCGGGTTGGTGAGCGTGACGACGTCGCAGGCCACCGGAAGGTGCCGCAGCAGCAGCCGCAGTTGCTGCTCCGCGCCGCCGGTCCCCAGGCCCGTGATGACGTGGAGGGCCCTCATCTCACAGCCCCTGGACGGGACGGCGGCGGAGCCGGTGCAGCCGGTACTTCAGGAAGAGGCGCCCGGCGTGGTCGTTCTGCCCGACGTGCACGCGGGGCAGGGCGTACGGGCCGCCCAGCGGGCCCGGGTCGATGGCGCAGCCGTAGCCGTAGCCGGCGTCCCGCACGGCGTCGACGGCCCGCTGGTCGACGCTGCCGTAGGGGTAGCAGAAGCCCTCGACGGGGGACTGGACCAGCTCCTCCAGCCGCGCCCGGCTGTCGGCGGTCTCGGCCCGCAGGGTCTGCGCGTCGGCCTTCGTCAGGTCGGCGTGGGTGAGCCCGTGGGAGCCGATCTCCACCCCGCTGCCGGCGGCCCGCCGGACGCCGTCGGCGGTGAGCAGCGGCTTGCGCGGGCCCAGCGGGTCCCAGGCGTTGTCACCGCCCAGCCGTCCGGGCAGCACGAACAGGGTGGCGCCGCAGCCCCAGCGGTCCAGTAGCGGCAGGGCGTGGTCGAGGAAGTCGGCGTACCCGTCGTCGAAGGTCAGCGCCACCAGCCGGCGCCCCTCGCCGCGGGCGCGCGCGGCGAGCAGCCCGGCCACCGACACCCCGCGCAGCCCCCGCCGGCGCAGCCAGCCCAGCTGCTTCTCCAGGCGCCCGGGGGAGACGGTGACGCGGTACGGGTCGTCGGAACAGTCGCCCACGGAGTGGTACATGGCGACCCAGGGGACCGGACCGGTGAGGCGTCCGGCCCTCGCGGCGGACTCAATGGAAGACGGCATGCGCGAGCCTTCGGGTGACGGTGGCTACGGAACGGAGTGCGGGTGCGAAGCCCTGGGCGCCCAGGGCCCGGCCGAGCAGGACGAAGACGACGGTGACGGCCGTGGCGCCGGCGGCCAGACCGGTGAGCGGGTCCGCCGGCCGGGCGGCCGCGAAGAGCCCGACGGCGGTCGCGGCGACCGCCGCCCGCACCGGCCGGCTCAGCTCGACGAGCACCCGCCGGGTACGGATCGGGACGCTGCGCGGGCCCGTCCCGGCCAGCAGGAGCACGGCGGTCGCGGTGATGCCGGCGGCGTTGGCGGCGGCGATGCCGGTGACGCCGTACGCGCCGACCGTCAGGGCGCCGATCCAGGAGGTCAGCACGATCCCGGCGGCCATGGCGCCCACCGGGTACCAGGAGGCGCGGCCCGCCGAGAAGTAGGAGCGGACCAGCACCCCGACCAGGGTCTGCCCGAGCAGCCCGAGCGCGTAGACGCGCATCACCCCGGCCGTCGCGGCGGTGTCCACGGAGGTGAACGCGCCGCGCTGGAACAGCAGCTGGATGAGCTGCGGCGCACACGCCACGACCACGGCGGTGCCGAGCAGCACCACGCTCGCGGCCACCGACAGGTCCCGCTCGACCCGGCTCCGGGCCCGCTCGGTGTCGCCCTCGGCCAGCGCCCGGGCCACCACGGGGAAGGTGACCGTGCACAGCATCATCGACATCGTCATCGGGATCTGCGCGACCTTCTGCGCGTAGTTGAGGTGCGAGATGGCCCCGGAGTGCAGGTGCGAGGCGAGGAACCGCTCGATCAGCACCTGCGACTGCCGGCACAGCGCGAACAGCAGCACGGTGGCCATCAGCGCCACG
Coding sequences within:
- a CDS encoding lipopolysaccharide biosynthesis protein translates to MTENTVRAPRPFPRAIPPWSLLAAGVLAGGLLGGAYGVLTPPSYTATAYVIAVTADKSDTASAQGFAQAYGRVATQLAVLGDAQMWAGVPLKTLQNSVQTETSPDAPMVAVSASSPHALQATDMANAVARSLIQHANDTKSDTNVELLQFSRAPKPTTPTSASSKVTALVGASAGGLLGGLALLVRPRRRPAESALQASVPGPAVAADVHGQL
- a CDS encoding GNAT family N-acetyltransferase translates to MTTTAPPTLAAYTTELVTDEGAFAELAPAWGRLYRRCGTATPFQSHAWLHSWWRSYGTPGRLRLVLVRYGGELVGAAPLTLVHRPLPALVPLGGAISDYADVLLADADDGRVTDALTRELAEAARTALIDFREVRPGGAAERVYDRWRGPCRKLPDSVCLELPAVSMDELVGRLPSSKAQRVRAKLRKLGSLGVRRDVVPPDGVDAALRRLLDLHRLQWQGRKVTTEHLQSRFQEHLVRSVGPMVRSGDAVVTEFRLDDEVVAVDLTLLAPSLAGGYLYGAHPRLRERKADVAVMLLDACTQHTGTGERGTLSLLRGDEPYKHHWRPEPVVNQRLLLARRRTAPLLSAALCDAAARQRIKEVRQRWKERRQE
- a CDS encoding polysaccharide deacetylase family protein encodes the protein MPSSIESAARAGRLTGPVPWVAMYHSVGDCSDDPYRVTVSPGRLEKQLGWLRRRGLRGVSVAGLLAARARGEGRRLVALTFDDGYADFLDHALPLLDRWGCGATLFVLPGRLGGDNAWDPLGPRKPLLTADGVRRAAGSGVEIGSHGLTHADLTKADAQTLRAETADSRARLEELVQSPVEGFCYPYGSVDQRAVDAVRDAGYGYGCAIDPGPLGGPYALPRVHVGQNDHAGRLFLKYRLHRLRRRPVQGL
- a CDS encoding glycosyltransferase yields the protein MRALHVITGLGTGGAEQQLRLLLRHLPVACDVVTLTNPGPVAAGLAADGVRVVHLGMAGNRDLAALPRLVRLIRRGRYDLVHTHLYRACLYGRIAARLAGVRAVVATEHSLGDSQLEGRDLTAGVRALYLAGERLGRSTVAVSPTVAERLRRWGVPGPRIEVVPNGIDLDRFRFDAARRRRVRDRLGIPQDAWVVGAVGRLAPGKRFAVLVEALAALPADCRLLLVGGGPEEAALRRTARAAGVAGRVLFAGERPYASDDDQDPDLPALTSAMDVFASPSAEEAFGLAVVEALAAGLPVLYSACPAVEDLPPAAAPGARRVTGGAAAYAGALAAARAAGPGPRGAPDAARHYSITRSAAQLMDVYAAALATTPQGASTP
- a CDS encoding lipid II flippase MurJ; amino-acid sequence: MSQPRAPEKEVAGAGTENAGPTRGFLAKAALGTAVFSVLGSLLGLIRDQSLARLFGAGRDTDAFLVAWTVPEFAATLLIEDGLAFALVPAFSVALARRTQGASGDPVRGLVAGTLPKLTLAFAGVGALLIGGAPQLVAVLAPGLRDPGLAVGCTRLTATCVLTFGLAGYCSAALRAHRRFLAPASIYVAYNAGIIAAMFALGGHWGVRSAAFGVAAGGALMVAVQLPSLLGQLRHRPKARQEGGPAVTEERPLNVALMATVLLFALCRQSQVLIERFLASHLHSGAISHLNYAQKVAQIPMTMSMMLCTVTFPVVARALAEGDTERARSRVERDLSVAASVVLLGTAVVVACAPQLIQLLFQRGAFTSVDTAATAGVMRVYALGLLGQTLVGVLVRSYFSAGRASWYPVGAMAAGIVLTSWIGALTVGAYGVTGIAAANAAGITATAVLLLAGTGPRSVPIRTRRVLVELSRPVRAAVAATAVGLFAAARPADPLTGLAAGATAVTVVFVLLGRALGAQGFAPALRSVATVTRRLAHAVFH